The following coding sequences are from one Coffea arabica cultivar ET-39 chromosome 11e, Coffea Arabica ET-39 HiFi, whole genome shotgun sequence window:
- the LOC140021565 gene encoding uncharacterized protein, whose product MAAATVASSSSDATDGPVLSLINKRLRALRKKHNRILQMEESLSLGKALNKEQEETLRSKPYVIAAIDELEKLKQPLAVAVSEEINAAIQSHSENSPTTTDSTTVVEKPSNDNGSNENNNPNIGGDLKDKAESGEHGVAEDLLNLLYFGSMFDVKNQNDFTATMLTRTHERGCCLTYDYVTDDDAADLLLGERDLDLISMLGGLLISRPVNSSLSHKNALQKCIEHAKLWLAKSDQLVEPASNVTYSGLREKLNKIMASDYFTTTPEMKAPVEVAAAAGSYGSFQVPAHGSVMPVQVEGSVVQYQQKEEETANAEEDESYDNQLSPAEEFHQGETENYSELPVQNEPTTHQAQNLQEYEPKEQNYAPRRSYPNYRGGRTVGASGRRGYANGRGGRGRGGAYQNGRNQHYDQPGTYYPRNNYYRGRGGRGFNGNYNYHASQAGYVVADS is encoded by the exons ATGGCAGCGGCCACCGTCGCCTCCTCCTCTTCTGACGCCACCGATGGCCCAGTCCTCAGCTTGATCAACAAACGCCTCCGCGCTCTCCGCAAGAAGCACAACCGCATTCTCCAAATGGAAGAATCCCTTTCCCTGGGCAAAGCCCTCAATAAAGAGCAAGAAGAAACCCTCCGTTCTAAACCCTACGTCATCGCCGCCATCGATGAGCTCGAAAAGCTTAAACAACCCCTGGCCGTTGCCGTTTCCGAAGAAATCAACGCTGCCATCCAGAGCCACAGCGAAAATAGCCCGACAACCACCGATAGTACTACTGTAGTGGAAAAACCCAGTAATGACAATGGTAGTAATGAGAATAATAATCCTAATATTGGAGGAGACCTCAAGGATAAGGCGGAAAGTGGGGAACATGGGGTGGCTGAGGATCTGTTAAACTTATTGTATTTTGGGAGTATGTTTGATGTGAAAAATCAGAATGATTTTACCGCGACAATGCTAACTAGGACTCATGAGAGGGGGTGTTGTTTAACTTATGATTATGTCACGGATGATGATGCTGCGGATCTGTTGTTGGGGGAGAGAGACTTGGACTTGATTTCAATGCTTGGAGGGTTACTGATTTCGCGACCAGTGAATTCGAGTTTGTCCCATAAGAATGCCTTGCAGAAGTGCATTGAGCATGCCAAGCTTTGGTTAGCCAAGTCTGATCAGCTCGTTGAACCGGCTTCTAACGTCACTT ATTCTGGATTGAGGGAGAAACTAAACAAGATCATGGCATCAGACTATTTCACTACAACACCAGAGATGAAGGCTCCTGTTGAGGTGGCAGCTGCTGCTGGCAGCTATGGTTCCTTTCAAGTGCCAGCGCATGGATCTGTCATGCCAGTCCAAGTCGAAGGTTCTGTGGTGCAGTATCAACAGAAG GAAGAAGAGACAGCAAATGCTGAAGAAGATGAATCATATGATAATCAGTTGAGCCCTGCAGAAGAATTTCATCAG GGGGAGACTGAAAACTATTCTGAACTTCCCGTACAAAATGAGCCCACCACACATCAAGCACAAAATTTGCAGGAGTATGAGCCCAAGGAGCAAAATTATGCTCCTCGAAGATCGTATCCAAATTACAGAGGTGGTCGTACTGTGGGTGCAAGCGGCCGTAGGGGATATGCTAATGGCCGTGGAGGGCGCGGCAGGGGAGGGGCCTATCAGAATGGCCGCAACCAGCACTATGACCAGCCTGGTACTTACTATCCCAGGAACAACTATTACAGAGGAAGAGGGGGTAGGGGTTTCAATGGGAACTACAACTATCATGCCAGTCAAGCTGGCTATGTTGTAGCAGATTCATGA
- the LOC113717133 gene encoding uncharacterized protein translates to MAAIGASSVSDGPVLSVINKRLRALRKKYNRILQMEEVLSQGKTLNKEQEETLHSKASVMGCINELEKLKLPVCAAVQKELKESEVEKKFSMVEEIIRLLYFATVFSFPRRPDFWATRSERERCLAYTNVNDSNAREVVSEMDLTLISMLGSLLISRPVNWTLSHQNALQLCVKHARLWLAKSDQPIGSNPYLTCMMNFSHFSVE, encoded by the coding sequence ATGGCTGCAATTGGGGCATCTAGTGTTAGTGATGGGCCTGTCCTGAGCGTCATCAACAAGCGCCTTCGTGCCCTCCGCAAGAAATACAACCGCATTCTTCAAATGGAAGAGGTCCTTTCACAGGGCAAGACCCTCAATAAAGAGCAGGAAGAAACCCTTCATTCCAAAGCCTCTGTGATGGGCTGCATCAATGAGCTTGAAAAGCTCAAATTACCAGTCTGTGCTGCCGTTCAAAAGGAATTAAAGGAAtcggaggttgaaaaaaaattttccatggTTGAGGAAATTATAAGGCTGTTGTACTTTGCGACGGTGTTTAGCTTTCCGCGTAGACCTGATTTTTGGGCAACTAGGAGTGAGAGGGAGCGATGTTTGGCATATACTAATGTCAATGACAGTAATGCGCGGGAGGTTGTTAGTGAGATGGATCTAACCCTCATATCTATGCTTGGGAGCCTGCTAATATCAAGGCCTGTGAATTGGACTTTGTCCCATCAGAATGCACTGCAACTGTGCGTTAAGCATGCCAGGCTCTGGCTTGCTAAGTCTGATCAGCCCATTGGATCTAACCCTTATTTGACATGTATGAtgaatttttctcatttttctgtGGAATGA